One Mycobacteroides salmoniphilum DNA segment encodes these proteins:
- a CDS encoding FAD-dependent oxidoreductase, whose protein sequence is MPHVVTQACCNEGSCVYACPVNCIHPTPDEPDFLKAEMLHIDASACVDCGACVAACPVDAIKPDSVLKEEQLPFLRINSEFYPREIPRASLAPVIQAPPVRTSGRALKVAIIGSGPAAMYAADELLTQPHVKVNMFERLPAPYGLVRAGVAPDHQQTKRVTKLFDTMAAQPNFEFFLNVEVGKDITHAELLAHHHAVIYSVGASSDRRLDIPGIELPGNATATQVVAWINAHPDYTDFRVNLDHQRAVVIGNGNVALDVARVLTGDTDRLARTDISDTALTALRSSTLREVVIVGRRGPEHSAFTLPELLGLVGLPDMTVVIDQETADLVDEALQTHLEPLTRQKLEVLSTCPREAREPGGKTIRFAYNRTPIKVLGDGRVEGIEFQHGDATDTIQAGLVLTSIGYRGVPMPDVPFDNQRAIIPNEQGRVTDPDTGKAHPGTYVAGWIKRGPTGFIGTNKSCSQQTITSLVEDYNHGLLADPVQRLSGLSKLIQRRQPTIVGHDGWLAIDRAEIARGKGEGRPRDKFVSVSEMLRVAASAPQPPLWRKAIRGSALEDLLR, encoded by the coding sequence ATGCCACACGTCGTTACCCAGGCGTGCTGTAACGAGGGTTCGTGCGTTTACGCATGCCCGGTGAACTGCATCCACCCCACGCCTGACGAGCCGGATTTCCTCAAGGCGGAGATGTTGCACATCGACGCCTCCGCATGCGTCGACTGTGGTGCTTGTGTCGCCGCCTGCCCCGTGGACGCCATCAAGCCGGATTCGGTTCTCAAGGAAGAGCAGCTGCCCTTCCTGCGGATCAACTCCGAGTTCTATCCGCGCGAAATCCCACGTGCCAGCTTGGCTCCGGTCATTCAGGCGCCGCCGGTCCGCACGTCCGGCCGTGCACTGAAGGTGGCCATCATCGGCTCCGGTCCGGCGGCCATGTACGCCGCCGACGAGCTGCTGACCCAGCCGCACGTGAAGGTCAATATGTTCGAAAGGCTGCCCGCTCCCTACGGTTTGGTGCGTGCCGGGGTGGCCCCCGATCACCAGCAGACCAAGCGGGTGACGAAGCTTTTCGACACGATGGCCGCGCAGCCCAACTTCGAGTTCTTCCTGAATGTCGAGGTGGGTAAGGACATCACCCACGCGGAACTGTTGGCGCATCACCATGCGGTGATCTACTCCGTCGGTGCGTCCTCGGATCGCCGCCTGGACATCCCGGGGATTGAGTTACCCGGCAACGCCACCGCCACCCAGGTGGTCGCGTGGATCAACGCGCACCCCGATTACACCGATTTCCGGGTGAACCTCGATCATCAGCGAGCGGTGGTCATCGGCAACGGAAACGTGGCCCTGGACGTGGCTCGGGTGCTCACCGGAGACACTGATCGCCTTGCGCGCACGGATATTTCGGATACCGCCTTGACCGCGTTGCGCAGTAGCACGCTGCGCGAGGTAGTCATCGTCGGGCGCCGCGGTCCCGAGCATTCGGCGTTCACCCTGCCCGAGCTGCTCGGTCTCGTCGGTCTCCCCGATATGACGGTGGTCATCGACCAGGAAACAGCGGACCTCGTCGACGAGGCACTGCAGACACATCTGGAGCCGTTGACGCGGCAGAAGCTGGAAGTGCTCAGCACCTGCCCGCGTGAGGCACGGGAGCCGGGCGGTAAGACCATCCGCTTCGCCTACAACCGCACCCCCATCAAGGTGCTCGGGGACGGCCGCGTGGAAGGCATCGAGTTCCAGCACGGTGATGCCACCGACACCATCCAAGCGGGCCTGGTGCTCACCTCGATCGGCTACCGCGGTGTCCCGATGCCCGACGTGCCGTTCGACAACCAGCGTGCGATCATCCCGAATGAACAAGGGCGGGTGACGGATCCGGACACCGGGAAGGCGCATCCCGGCACCTATGTGGCGGGATGGATCAAGCGCGGTCCGACCGGCTTCATCGGGACCAACAAGTCGTGCTCGCAGCAGACCATCACCTCGCTGGTCGAGGACTATAACCACGGACTGCTGGCCGATCCCGTGCAACGGCTGTCGGGCCTATCCAAGCTGATCCAGCGGCGCCAGCCGACGATCGTCGGCCACGATGGGTGGCTGGCCATCGACCGCGCGGAGATTGCGCGCGGTAAGGGTGAAGGCCGTCCGCGTGACAAGTTTGTCTCGGTGTCCGAGATGCTCCGCGTCGCCGCGAGTGCCCCGCAGCCACCGTTGTGGCGCAAGGCAATTCGCGGGTCCGCGTTGGAAGACTTGCTGCGCTAG